The following are encoded together in the Lactuca sativa cultivar Salinas chromosome 1, Lsat_Salinas_v11, whole genome shotgun sequence genome:
- the LOC111915187 gene encoding calcium-binding protein PBP1 gives MGLKSGNFVVEFEDHFPSMVEKLGAEGFMNELYKGFELLEDRDTKGFITFDSLKRNASSLGLQKMNDNELRYMVREGDVDGDGKLSEMEFYVLMFRLSPGLMEGSLRWLEIAVLNEL, from the coding sequence ATGGGTTTGAAATCTGGAAACTTTGTTGTTGAATTCGAGGATCATTTCCCATCCATGGTGGAAAAGTTGGGTGCCGAAGGATTTATGAACGAACTATACAAAGGGTTTGAGTTATTGGAGGACAGAGACACGAAAGGGTTCATAACATTTGATAGCTTGAAGAGGAACGCATCTTCGCTGGGGTTGCAGAAGATGAACGACAATGAATTGAGATATATGGTAAGAGAAGGTGATGTTGATGGAGATGGGAAGTTGAGTGAGATGGAGTTCTATGTTCTTATGTTTAGATTGAGCCCTGGGTTAATGGAAGGGTCACTTAGATGGTTAGAAATTGCTGTTTTAAATGAACTTTAA
- the LOC111915173 gene encoding cysteine proteinase inhibitor A — translation MKPKSVESFLMIVILLILTYLYLGIERGECDCDDVINVQKAGRIRDITGKCLNATVIENLARFAVKEHSEHVNCIIKFDRLVKARKQVMTSKMYYLTLEAQDGRVYEAKVLVKPWMNFKELQDFKAIDA, via the exons ATGAAACCTAAAAGTGTTGAATCATTTCTGATGATCGTTATCTTATTGATTTTGACGTATCTTTATTTGGGGATTGAAAGAGGTGAATGTGATTGTGATGATGTGATAAACGTGCAAAAGGCAGGTAGAATTCGTGATATTACCGGAAAATGCCTAAACGCGACCGTGATCGAAAACCTCGCCAGATTCGCCGTCAAAGAACACAGCGAACATGTG AACTGCATAATCAAGTTTGATAGATTGGTAAAGGCAAGAAAGCAggtgatgactagtaagatgTACTATCTGACATTGGAGGCACAAGATGGTCGAGTATATGAAGCTAAAGTTTTGGTGAAGCCATGGATGAACTTTAAGGAGTTGCAAGATTTCAAGGCTATTGATGCATGA